From the Choloepus didactylus isolate mChoDid1 chromosome 20, mChoDid1.pri, whole genome shotgun sequence genome, one window contains:
- the LOC119516980 gene encoding extensin-like: MEMRLHPRDRPPSLPSPARPCPAPVLSCRCLLHLPRLPGAAFSPDRTPGVTPACSPRLASEPAHCGRARAPMPASLASSYSRAAAPSSSLARASPPSPTCPLASPPSPPWAPRVTSISRRGPARHLHLPPGPRASPPSPAWAPRVTSFSRLSPARHLHLPPGPRASPPAPPWAPRVTSISSLPPRVTSISSLGPARHLLLLPGPRASPPSPAWAPRVTSISRLGPACHLLLPPEPRASPPSPAWAPRVTSCSSLGPSRHLHLLPAPARHLHLLPGPRASPPSPPWAPRVTSFSSLGPARHLHLPPGPRASPPSPPWAPRVTSFSRLSPARHLHLLPAPARHLHLLPGPRASPPSPPWAPRVTSISSLPPRVTSISSLGPARHLLLLPGPRASPPAPPWAPRVTSFSSLGPARHLLLLPGPRASPPAPPWAPRVTSFSSLGPARHLHLLPGARASPPSPPWAPRVTSFSSLGPARHLQLLPGPRASPPSPPCPHASPPAPPWTHVPSCPLLPSARGQEGWSWLDSVTPWCTSSPAFQASLSPLTRGSHLPLGVTLLCACGTVTEVCGNSNLSLGTALH, translated from the exons ATGGAGATGAGGCTGCACCCAAGGGACCGGCCaccttccctgccctcccctgcccGGCCTTGCCCTGCCCCTGTGCTGAGCTGCCGCTGTCTCCTCCACCTTCCAAGGCTGCCTGGGGCCGCTTTCTCCCCGGACAGGACACCTGGTGTGACCCCCGCCTGCTCTCCTCGCCTGGCATCAGAACCTGCTCACTGCGGCCGGGCACGGGCCCCCATGCCTGCCAGCCTGGCCTCCTCCTACTCTAGAGCCGCTGCGCCCAGCTCCTCCCTGGCCCGCGCGTCACCTCCATCTCCAACCTGCCCCCTCGCGTCACCTCCATCTCCTCCCTGGGCCCCGCGCGTCACCTCCATCTCCCGCCGGGGCCCCGCGCGTCACCTCCATCTCCCGCCTGGGCCCCGCGCGTCACCTCCATCTCCCGCCTGGGCCCCGCGTGTCACCTCCTTCTCCCGCCTGAGCCCCGCGCGTCACCTCCATCTCCCGCCTGGGCCCCGCGCGtcacctcctgctcctccctgggccCCTCGCGTCACCTccatctcctccctgcccccGCGCGTCACCTCCATCTCCTCCCTGGGCCCCGCGCGtcacctccttctcctccctgggcCCCGCGCGTCACCTCCATCTCCCGCCTGGGCCCCGCGCGTCACCTCCATCTCCCGCCTGGGCCCCGCGTGTCACCTCCTACTCCCGCCTGAGCCCCGCGCGTCACCTCCATCTCCCGCCTGGGCCCCGCGCGtcacctcctgctcctccctgggccCCTCGCGTCACCTccatctcctccctgcccccGCGCGTCACCTCCATCTCCTCCCTGGGCCCCGCGCGtcacctccttctcctccctgggcCCCGCGCGtcacctccttctcctccctgggcCCCGCGCGTCACCTCCATCTCCCGCCTGGGCCCCGCGCGTCACCTCCATCTCCTCCCTGGGCCCCGCGCGTCACCTCCTTCTCCCGCCTGAGCCCCGCGCGTCACCTccatctcctccctgcccccGCGCGTCACCTCCATCTCCTCCCTGGGCCCCGCGCGtcacctccttctcctccctgggcCCCTCGCGTCACCTccatctcctccctgcccccGCGCGTCACCTCCATCTCCTCCCTGGGCCCCGCGCGtcacctccttctcctccctgggcCCCGCGCGTCAcctccagctcctccctgggCCCCGCGCGtcacctccttctcctccctgggcCCCGCGCGtcacctccttctcctccctgggcCCCGCGCGTCAcctccagctcctccctgggCCCCGCGCGtcacctccttctcctccctgggcCCCGCGCGTCACCTCCATCTCCTCCCTGGGGCCCGCGCGTCACCTCCATCTCCTCCCTGGGCCCCGCGCGtcacctccttctcctccctgggcCCCGCGCGTCAcctccagctcctccctgggCCCCGCGCGTCACCTccatctcctccctgcccccacgcGTCACCTCCAGCTCCTCCCTGGACCCACGTGCCCAGCTGCC CACTGCTGCCCTCTGCTCGGGGTCAGGAAGGCTGGAGCTGGTTAGACTCCGTCACCCCGTGGTGCACGTCGTCCCCAGCTTTCCAGGCCTCCCTGTCGCCCTTAACGAG GGGCTCGCACCTGCCTCTTGGAGTCACCCTGCTCTGTGCTTGCGGCACAGTCACGGAAGTTTGTGGGAATTCAAATCTCTCCCTGGGCACCGCCCTCCATTAG